The Fusarium falciforme chromosome 12, complete sequence DNA window TCGTACTCGACGAGTATAAGGCTATCGCAGCCCCTTTCGAAAACTTCCACTCGTTCAACTTTAACCCCCAAAAGTGGCTTCTGACAACGTTTGACTGCTCCGCTCTCTGGGTGCGCAACCGTTCACACCTCATCAAGTCGTCCCTCAGCGTCAAGCCGCCATACTTGCATGATCAGCTATCGGATGATGATCGAACTGTTGATTATCGAGATTGGCAGATCCCCCTAGCTCGTCGTTTTAGGTCCCTCAAGCTTTGGTTTGTCAGGCGTGCTTATGGCGTCCGAGGCTTGCAGGCCCATGTACGACAGGGGATCCTCCTGGGCAAGTCACTCGAGGCAAAACTACGTTCTCGACCGGATCTTTTTTCTATCATGACCCCTTCTCACTTTGGCCTGTTAACACTACGCCTATGCGCTGGCGGCAATGAACAACTTAACAACAGCCGCACAGAGGCGCTCTGTGAAAGGGTCAACAGTGGAGGCCAGTTCTTCCTGACTGGAACAACCTTTAATAGCAGATTTGCTATTCGAGTCTGCACCAGCGGTGCCTCTGCGAGTGAAGAACACATCAAAAAATTGTTCGACCTTTTTGTGGGGGAGGCCGAGAGCATCATGAAGGAGGGAGAATTATTGCAACAACTGTAGATAGACCTTACTTGTCGGGTCATTATAGGAAATTTGGCATCCCAACTTTGGAGTACAATATAGAACACCTTGTTTAAGATGAAGCTTAGAGTGCAGCAAGCATCATGGTAGGAAAGAGAGGAATGAAAGAGCCATCAGAGTGAGCTAGAGCAACAATTACCAGACTAGAAGGAGATTCATTTTCTCCCTCTTCACAATATCCAGCCAATACACAAATAGCTCGCTTTGATCGCTCGACCTCCATATCAGCCGCAGTGTATTCACAGCCGTGCCTAGAGAGCCCCACGGGAATACCAACCCTATTCTCCGGAACATATCCCAAACCCAGGTCTGTTGATCCAAGGTCACAGCCTCAGCGCCAGCCACGAAAACCGGCCATAACGTCGAATGCAAATTAGGATCTTGGTCAGGAATAGAGCTCAAGTAGAAAATCAAATCTCTTCCAATACAATCCCGGAGATCGCATGGTATCAtggtatggatggatgggatggcacGGAGGATGTACAAGCAAACCGAAAGCTGGTGAGCAGCCCCTGCATTTTTCCGGCACTGGATATTCATAGCTTGTCGTTCAATCGGTACGCAAGAGGTGTTGGCTGCCCAGGCGTTAATGTCAAATGACAGGGCAGTATTGAAAAGATCAAGCCCTGCTTTCATCACATCGCCAGCGAATTTGTCGTCAGCAGCCTCATTGGAGAGATGTGCAGCTGTCGCTAGTAACGGACATATCTCAGCAGGGCAGCACATGTAGCTGTTCATGGAGGCGTTTTGCAAGAGAATTGATTGCTCTGGGCAAGCGTTGCTAGGAGGCTGGACAGGGGATCTTTCACCAAAGACTGTGCAAACGCAGAATAACTGACCATATATAATCAGCACTATGCAAATAAACGGCGAATCGATTACTAACATTATTAGATCCGATATGACACACTTTTCTCACGTCTCTTCATCTCGCCCGACAGGGGGAGTATGCAAGAACAACTGGATGGCACCCTCCAGATGAGGCTTCCAGTTGTGCCTCCCAGACCCGATAAGCTCAATATTGATGAGAAGCAAAATTGTCGCGAGGAGGACAATTCTCTCACAAGACTGAAGGTTCTGGATGGTCATGTGTAAAAGCCTCAGGCTTCTCTGTCTGGCCTGGAACGAATGCATCAATGCTCGATGTGACGCTTCCACAGAGTGGTTCCGGTCTGCTGAAGTCTAAATATGATCATTTTCATCGTATACAGGCGCTTTCAGTAGATTTGACATGTATGCAGATGCGGCCGCTATGATCGATGGCGAAAGGGATTACGGTCTGGCAGGTCGACGGCGACAAGGTCCTGACAAAGTCGATGGGTAACTGTATGAAATCAGTGTTGAGTTTCACCAGGCTGGGTTTAATGAAACGTACAGTGGTCCAAGTAGTAGCGTGCCATAGAATCGACATGCCGAAAAGATGGATCACCAAGCCCGAAAGGGGACGAAGACGATAACTGGAAGCAACTTATCGACTGTACTTCATCACCTATAAACATTTTGCTAATAGATGTCGTCCTCTACGCTGCTGCTAAAGATATCTCATCTCGGATTCGACACACCTTCTCCCCTTGGGCATCCGCGTACCTTGCAGCTAGGCTTTTGCCGGCCGACTTGCCTCTGCTGGCCACAGCATTTGTCCATTTGTATAGCCTACCGTAGCCAGGACACTGAATATCAGAAAAGGTGCATCTTTTGCattgaggttgagaagaaTCGCAGGTGAGTCTACGACTTCGACAGAGATGGCAAGGCTTGGAATTGCCTCCCATTTGCTTAACGCTTGCGGCGAGAGCTAGCGGCAGGTATTTTTTCCAAGGGTCTTCATACAAACTGCAAACAATTACAGCGGTGCAGGTCTTCGAGAAAGGCGGCGGTGATGGTCAGGGGTGGAGGATGAGGGAGGTAAAAGTAGGGGGGCGAAGAAGGGGACGATTGATGGAGGGCTGGAAAAGCCTGGCGTCTAATAAATACGGTCAACACGTGATGCTGATTCACTCTAAGCCGTGATACTATCACATGAAGATGCGATCCTTACATCTTTACCACATAAGTGATACAGTGATTACGATGAATGTCTCCAAGTTGTACAAGGACTTGATGCGCTTAAATCAATGTCATCCACACTGCCCCACCCAGGTGCTACCGGTAAATTGGAACCTGAGGAAAGTGTTGCCCAAGACTGCGAATGACAAAGCACAGTTGTATTTCATCCACTAGGAGTGCTTCCTGGGAGCTGGCCAAGTCGAGCGAATATATCAGGGCCTCATGCCAAAAAAAAGGTGCAAAGTCAGCAACCCCTCTTATGCCGACTCTTGCCAGCTAACGGCAACATCAGTAGATATCCCCCCATTGAAACCACCCTCCTCATACGAACAACAGCTGACTGCGATAACCGAGTCCATGAGTGCTTCAAATTCGATAAAGCCTCCTGCCTTGCTCGAGTCCATCCAGCCCTTCATGATGTAGTAGGGGGTGTTTCGAAACGTGTTGAAAGGATCGTGAACCTGGTACCACTCAAATTTTACCTGCGGATCCACGTTCTCGTGCAGGTAGGTTGTCATAGCCTCGGCAAAGTTTCCAGCGCAACTTCTGTGCTCAGGCTTGCCGATAACTGCGTAAAGTCCTGGATTGCAAGCCATGTATTGCATAGCGTGGACTTTGACCCTGtcctcaacaaccttgaACATCTTTCTGGCATGGTTCGAGTAGAGGAACTGGTCGACAGCAGGAGGTGCTTGGCTGCCCAAGAACCATCTTGTATAAGATGTAGAGAAATGCTCACATGAGGTGTCGGACGAGTAAGTGGCACGCCAGGCCATCATATCAACGACCTGCTCTCCGTGGAGGTCGATAATGCGAAGCCGGCACCCAGCCTTGACGGCGAAGGCAAAGCCGCGACCTGCAGGGACGATATGGGTTTTGGCAGCACCAGTGAGGGTGTTGACAACGGAAGAAGCCATTGTCTGGATTGGATCAACCATTTGATCAACTAACGGACGGTATTTGAAGGCGGGATGGGTAAATGAGTTGTGATGTGAGTCAGGAGAAATTTGGGATAGGAATGTCGATGCTGTCGGCGAACTCTGTGGTCCAAAGCTCTCACTCAGacaagagatggatggggatTTATACTCCAGTCCAAGCATCATGGCACCATGCCATTTGTCCTCTCAACAGCCCGACCACGGCTGATGGAATTCCGGGCAATTCGGGCCATGCCGTACCTACCTATGGATAACAACACGAGCGTCCACTCAACAGGACAGAAAGCTGTGTTTCGGCGTCGATGTGGTAAAGTCGTACCTAGTCATGGAAAATCGCTCTACCTTGAAAAGGCAACCCAGAACCAGACTCACCTCCCTCCCAGCTAATAAACGGCGCGGGATATAACATGGCCAAATTAGCATTACCTATTTGCTGTGCGGGGCCATTCAAATTTTCTTCTTCCCGCTCCTATCTGACCTTAGACCCTCGTTGTTCGTGATGCGTCCAGACTCGCTACGGACCATGGGTTATGACGCTCTATCCCCGCAGTTTTGGTTTTAGCGTCTTGTAAGGGGTGGGGACATTTATTGGCTGGCTTCCCTTTTTGGCAATAGGGCCTTTGCAAGTACCCCCGGATCTGATGATGTACTCACATCCCGCCACCATTTTATTTAATTGAATCCTTTTCTATACAGCTCTAGAACGATAAGAAAGCGTCAGTTCTCGGCCCTTCTCAAGTGACACCATGTTACTCCCACTCGCCCGTTAGAATCGAGTCTGAATGCGTCATACGCTGACACAGTTGTGCTACGCTGCACCTCCAAAAGGCCTGGCTGACAGTTCCCTCAAGTATCGAGCGTCAAGATAGTCAGCAAAGTACATCTAATAATAGTGTCACCTGTACTAAAGACATCGAATATTGAAGCATTTTTCGAGGGTTCGCCAGCGGCTCTGAGCGACtacgtcaaggtcaagatttGACCTGCAGAACGTCCTCTCTAAGCGCACGGCATCTCGCGGAGACGCTGTCGATATGGTGAGAGCTAAGTACCCCCTATTGGCTACTTTTGGCACCTTAGATCGGCTTTTCCAGTCAGCATGATGGATTTTTCTTGCCAAAGCGTTGTGTGTGGGACGACCAGAGTGAGAAAGGTTTCTCGAAACCTCAAGAGCTTCTTAAATAGCTACACTGGATTCAGTTGGCGATCAAGATAGTCAATTCAGCCTTCCCCGACTGTACTCAAGTCAGTCGGACCAACAAACGATCCGAATTCCTGCCCGCACCGCCAATCACTTGTCGAGTGTAGACCTCATACTCAGACAAGAGCCAGCCATGTGCAGGTGATCCCAATGTTTTTGGAGAGTGTAATCGGCTGTACGGATATACGGATATACGCCACACTGAAGTGAGTTCTGGCTCTTGTGACTAGTTCgctctaataattatacctcGTTTAGGAGATGCTTGAATATCTATCACTGGAGCAGCTCGTCGATTTGCCCCTTCATCAGATAGATGGACATTTTAGCAGGAATTCTTTCGAGTGAAGTGCCCATTCTGGCGCCAGATATACAAGGCGAATGTCATCTTTTCTTCTGTTTTCACAGTGGTGGCTATCACTAACGTCGCATTACTTGCACAGCCATTGCGTTGATTTCTTGGTCTAGGATGAGTCACCATTCGAATAGTGCTTATGCGGCCCCACTTAAAACTGCAACGTCGTGTTACGGTGAAAGAATTCTTCTCATTAAATATCATTTCATGACCACACTGCTTGTATCTTTGCAGCTGAAGCATACCATTACAATAATACGAACATGGCCGAGACTGTACCACAGGATAAGCCGACCGTAGTCTGCGTCTTGTAAGTTGCCTCTCCCCTTTCACTGCAGTAAAGTCGCTGAATGATACAGTTGCGGCGCCGCAGCTGGCTACAACGAAATCCACCTCGAGGCCGCACGCTCTTTGGCGCGCGAATTCCACAAGAATAATGTCCATCTTGTGTACGGCGGAGGCACGGTCGGGCTGATGGGCGAACTTGCCAAAACGCTTGTGTCCCTCTCTGGCCCAGAAGCCGTCCACGGCATCATCCCCAAAGCTCTGATCCGAGTCGAAGAAGGTTATCAGGATAAGGAGTCAGACTCGGGATCAAAGAAAGCTGAGCGAACCGTTCAAAATAACGGGGCCGAGTTTGGGCGTGTCACCGTCGTTCCCGACATGCACAGCCGCAAGCAGTTGATGGCGAAACAAGTCTTTGAGGGAGGCCCGGGGTCGGGATTTATTGCTTTACCTGGTGGCTTTGGCACTATGgaagagatgatggagatgacgaCATGGAACCAGCTTGGAATCCACCATGTTGGTGTTCTCCTGTTGAACATCAACGGCTACTGGAACCATCTTGTTGCTTGGGTCAGGAATGCAGTTGACGAAGGATTCCTTTCGAGTCAGAACGCAAGTATACTGATACAAACGGATGATACGGCTGCTGCTCTGGAAAAGCTGCGGGCTTATCAGGCCAGCGGCGACAGATTGAAGCTGAGCTGGGGTGACGAGTAATCTACGTCGATCCCTTCATCAAGTTCCCAACTCCACTCTGATTAGTTTCATATTAATACCATGGCCATTATTACCAAGCAGTATGTGTCATCTTTCCCAATACTCTTCTCTATGAATAAAACAATAGGCATACGTGTCGAGGCGATTTGGCGAAAGGGTTGATCTGAAAGACAATGTCATGACTCTTTTGATGAAACCCAATGAATCTTGGTCTCTGTACATCATTGACAAGCCATGACTATCTACAAAATCCCAGTCCAACATTCGTCAAACCTTCCGCCGTCAAAAATGACAGAAACAGGCATGCTGCCTGTTACACCCAGAGGCGCTACCTGGGACCTAAGGCACTTTCATAAAAGCAGGTAGGCCAACATGCTTCTTGGCTAGGTCACTGTTTTGTCTAAGGTCAAATAATGATATTTATCGTCTCGGTCTCGTTCAGGTCTCTTCATAAAGTAAAAGGTTGTGCCATTAACGTTGTTTGATGTTGATATGTTAGAGATAGTTACTGTGAGTGTCTGACTGACACCGTCATACCTATATGACAATATTAACAAAGCCCTTGCAGCTTGGAAAGGACACAGACTGgcattaattaagattattacgAGGAAGAAAAACGTAGATAAGGACAGGAGGTAAAATTAAGATCTTTAAATCCTCTTCAACGTGTCAAGACACCCACGTTTTCACCCCACTGCTAGAGCACTATCTTGGGCTCTGGCTAGCTTGGTGAGGTAATGCTAGTACGGTATCACATGCAAAGGTTACCACTTTCCAACTCTAGGTGCAAAACCTCTTGGGCGAGCGGCGCATCCTGCTCAAACACGGTATAGCGCCCCTTGTTCTCAGCCTTGTTTTCACTGCCGCGCACATCATGGCAGCTGAATCAGGGAACCTGGATGCCAAGATATTGCTGGGAACAGTGAATCCTTACCTGATTGGCTGGCCGAGATTGCCAGATATTCTGATGTCATTCCATTCTCCAGATCTTCGCCTGGATTGCCCAAAACAGCACAAACGCAGCGCCGCTCAGCCTCCACCATGATATCCCCAGATTCACTGCCTTGTCAGTGCCTCGTAGAATTATCCTTCGAGATCAATGCGATCGGATTATTCAACGAGACTAGTTGATCAATTACCGAGGTTGACGAATCCAGGCGCTCTAGCGAATTGGCATCCTGCATGATGATTGCATGGCTGTGCCTGGTCTGTAGCACATGGTCTCAGCTTGTGAAGTGAAATGAATATATATACTCGAGAATACGCATGCTCTATGGTTAACTCTCTCTGATATCCATCTACAAAATCATATCATCAACGGCTTGCCTTCATCATGCGGCGCTTCAAccctcttttcttcctcttctcctacCCCGTCGTTGGGGCCATGCCCAGTGCTCATCTCTCAACAAGAGACGTTGAAGGCCTAGACTGGAAGCCATGTGATCTACCTTTGCCAGAGACAGTCAAAAACGCTACCACGGTCCCAGTCGACTGCGCTACACTTGAAGTTCCTCTCGACTACACCAACCCCAAGTCGGACAAGAAGCTACAGTTGCAGCTTGTCAAGGTTAATGCAACAGAGAAGCTCGTCAAGGGCAGTGTCATCTTCAACCCTGGAGGCCCTGGGAGtagtggtgttgaagaggtcACACAAAAAGGCTCGCTCTACGTCAAGTAAGTCACGCTCGGATATGGCATACCTGACCGCTAACAATCGACCAGGACTCTCGGTGGTCACTTCAATGTAATTGGCTTCGATGCACGGTAAGAATTACTCTGTAACATGATTGAGTAGCCAAAACTGACAACTCTGCAGAGGCACAGGCCGAACCCTGCCCTTCATTTGTGATACTGGAAGCGCTGCCCCTGGCACTCCTGAATCAACGAAGTTATCCCGCCGCGACAACAAGTACCCTCACCCCTACTCCGATGTACCACCATCGCCACTGTACGACCTTCTCAAGTATCAGGTGTGGGAGCTCAGTGCAGAGTATGCCAAGATCTGTGTCGAACCCAACAAGGAGAATGCCACCTTCTACGGAACAGCCTTCGTCGCCAGGGACATGCTGGCGATTGTTGATGCTCTCAAGGAAGATGGCCTTCTTAGGTTCTGGGGACGTTCTTACAGTACCATTTTGGGACAGACCTTTGCCGCCATGTTCCCTGATCGTGTTGGCCGTATGCTTCTTGATGCTGTGGTTATTCCCGACGAGTACTATTCTGGTACCTGGCTCAGCGCCCTTTCAGGAGTGGAATCGACAATTCTGCGCTTCTTTGAAGAATGCGTCGATGCCGGTGTTGATTATTGCCCTCTCGCCAACTTCACAGGCCCAGACACCACCGCCCAAGGCCTCATGGATGCTACAGTCGAGGTCTGGGAAGAACTCGCCAAGGACCCAGTCTTGGTATCAAAGGACTTTCCCATCCCTTATCTCACACCTGGCAACGTCAGCGTGCTACTCGCCAGCAAAGCCCAGATCCACTCGGCACTCTACGAGCCAGCGTCCTTCACTGGCATGTTTCAGGTTCTCGTTCCTCTTCTGAACCGCAACTTCAGCATGTGGACCGACCCTGTGAAGCCAGAGACACCCGAGGAGCAAGAAGAGCCATGGAACATTTCCCTAAGCCCCAACTTTCACGCAATTGGGTGCTCGGATTCCACCTTCAGGGCTGACTCGCCGGAGGATATGTACAACATTGTCGAGGGCCAGAATGCGCAGAGCTCATTCGGCGAGATTCTTGGCCCAAAGACATGGATGTGTGCTCGATGGCCCGTGTTTGCTGCTGAGAGATACGAGGGAGAGTGGCAAGGATTGAACACCAGCTTTCCACTTCTGTTTGCCAACGGCCAATGGGACCCAATCACACCTCTCACTGGTGCCTGGAATGCTGCATCGAGGTTCAAAGGAAGTAGAATGCTAACCCATGAGGGCTTTGGTGTAAGTCATCCCATCCTATCTTGAGTTGGGGGAAAGCTAACAGACCCAGCACGGTGTAATGAAGCAGCCGTCCGACTGCACCAACAGGGCGATTCGAGCATACTTCCAAGACGGTATCCTGCCTGAGCTGGGCACTAAGTGCAAGCCCAACAAGAGTTCTTTTGAGCAGTTTGCAGTTGATCTGGAGAAGGGAGTTGGGACCGCGCCATGGGGAAATGAGTAAAGCGTCATCTGTGGACTATTGGTATAGGATTTTGAAAGAACATGATTTGTACTATTATTTCATGACTGACACGCATACACGTTTTAGTACAGCATAATCTCTTGTGTTtgattattaaataaatctcGACTTGAGAGACAGAAAACTCCTACATGGCCATATCTACGGCAGTAAAACCACCGGATTTGAGTAAAAGTCACCTAGCTTAAAGCCCAACACTCTATCGGTGTTTAGGAGAAGGACATCCTCTCCTTACAAAATAGTACTCCCAAGCGCCATGTTCCCGAACGCTCACTGCGCGTATGGCCCCTGCCACTGGCTAGGACCAGCCTCGCCATCGTACAACTGATAATCATATCCAGCAGCCGCCATGGGCTGATCATCACTGGCCCCCGTACCGGCGTCGCCATGGGTATAGTCTCCAGCATCAACAGCGCTGTACCCGTATGGTTGGTAATATGCATCCTCGTAGAGCCTGGGGTCGACACCTCCGCTCTCCGTAATGCACGGATCCTCTTGTCGGTACATCACCTCCTGTCTTTGCTCGTCGCCTCGGCGTCCCCTGTAGTATTTCCTTGAGCTTTTCTTGCTGTATGATGGCTTCCTGCTCTGCCTCAAGCTTGGGCTGCGGGGCTCGGGCATGGGATAGATCCAAATCAAGAACTCCTTGTCTCCATCGGAAAGCTCAGTATTCATAGGGATCACCGTCCCACCTTGGGCGTCTCCTCGTTCCACTGGGTAATGCATGATGGACTTGGGATCATAAGCATTGCGTATTGTCATGGAAGCCTTGTCCAGCTTGCGATAGTTGTGTGTGACTTTTTGAGCATCCCATCCCCTCCTGCCCTGAACTATTCTGTAGTTCCACTTGATCGGGCAGTCAGGATGAGCGTGCTCATGTTCCATGCCTAGAGCGTGGCCAAACTCATGCAAGACATCAGACTGTCTGTGCTTTAGTCGATCCTCCGCGCTTCGCTGGCCTTTGTGATGCATGTTCAACGTCATGGTCGATTCATGTGGGTGCCGCTCAGCGTCAGTGCCAATACACGAGCTCGAGACACCGTGAGAGATGAATGAAACGCGGATGTCGGAGGCTCTGgggtcgtcatcctcgaggaAGACGAATCTGATCCGCATACGAAGAGTGTTGTAGTGCTCCTCGATGAGAGACTtaaccttgtccttgtcggaTGAATGACCGTTCAGGAAGCATACATAGAGGAAGGACTTGTCCTCAGGCCATAAGCGATGATTCAAGCCAGCCGCGTTTGCCCATCCCTCGGTAGCAGTGTCTGGGCCGACATCATCGTTGTCGTTAGGGGCCCCGTCATATTCAGCGTTACCACCAGTCCAAGACGAGCCTGGATCTGGCTGCTGATAGCCATGACCGGAAGGGTATTGATTAGTGTCATTTGAAGACATGTCTGCAACCTTGAGGCGACAATAGGGCATTGAAAAAGATTACCCTGGTAAAGTAGGAGTAGCTCACTGCTACCAATGAGACGGAAACTAGAAAGTTGAAGGCAAGTGGCGAAGAGAGTGCTTGTATAAATGTCGTTAGACAAGTGCAACTGCCTTCCGTTGGGCACTAACAACGTGGCTCGGTTATCATGGTTCGCCCTGCTACAAGAGCCAACGGCATATCGATGCTGCTGCCTACAAGGCAAGCGGCAAGGCCGAACCAGAGACTGCCAGGAATGAGCTCGTATAGCGTCCGATCAAATTGATCACTTGGCGTCTACTAACTCCCACAACGACCAAGCATTATAGAGTGAAGCGATATTATCCTCACTTAGACAGAGGCGATCAGACTAGTTGATTCAATTTATCAAATTAGCCGACTACCTTGACAACGAGCCAGGCGTTAAGCCGAACGGGCAGCCTAGGCTGGAGTAGCGGGTTGAGGGATTTATGCGCGTCGGCGGAACGCTGAACCGCCATCACAACTGAGGGCTTTGCCTAGACATACCATAGGCTCTGAATGCTCCTCTGCATTCTGTGATGTGTCTCAGACCATATCAACACTTGAAAAGCTCCACTTGAAGTGAACTTGCGCCGTCTTTTCCTACGTTGACCTGCCTGACTACACCATTTGCACTCTTCTGGTGAGTTGTTCTCTCCGGCTGTCTGCAGATGGCCAGCACACTGACTCAGCGCCACCATAGCCAAGGCTGTTCGGAATCCATACGTTCGTCCCGGTTGGCTGATATCCAAATATCCACTGCGAACACACGGTGCGTGACTTGGCAGGCAAACTCACTGTAGTGGCTATTGGCTAATGGGTTTGCTGACGGTATTTTCAACCGTCGCACGTACCCGTGCTGACTCTGATGCGGGATGCGTGGGGGGCAACCTCTTCGAATTGTGGGTGAGGCCGGCTGCACAAATGTGCTACGAATCAGTTGCCTTGTCTGTGAATGCGGTGAAGGAAGAGGGTGTGTTCAGGACCGTGAGCGTCTAGTTTAGGCATCAAAGGAGGATGCACTGTTTCTGATGGAAAAGATGGCCATCCGTTCATCCGTTTCAGCACTGAGGATGGTGTTTAGAGAGCGACCAGATGAAAGATGGCGAAAGGGACGATCCGTTCGTGACGTAAATATGAGAACATGCCTCATGATCACTATTTGGTGGATTAGAAATTCCCAAGGCGATTGGGATTCACGAAGCAAAGATTACAAAAGTAACGCCTTTCATTACGATGGGCATAGACCTGATCAGTGAAGTACATGGGAAAGAATAAGGCTGCATTTGTAATACGCAAAGACGCATGATGAGGCTACAGAATAACCAGGGT harbors:
- a CDS encoding DUF1989 domain-containing protein, which gives rise to MASSVVNTLTGAAKTHIVPAGRGFAFAVKAGCRLRIIDLHGEQVVDMMAWRATYSSDTSCEHFSTSYTRWFLGSQAPPAVDQFLYSNHARKMFKVVEDRVKVHAMQYMACNPGLYAVIGKPEHRSCAGNFAEAMTTYLHENVDPQVKFEWYQVHDPFNTFRNTPYYIMKGWMDSSKAGGFIEFEALMDSVIAVSCCSYEEGGFNGGISTDVAVSWQESA
- a CDS encoding Peptidase M12A domain-containing protein, whose protein sequence is MSSNDTNQYPSGHGYQQPDPGSSWTGGNAEYDGAPNDNDDVGPDTATEGWANAAGLNHRLWPEDKSFLYVCFLNGHSSDKDKVKSLIEEHYNTLRMRIRFVFLEDDDPRASDIRVSFISHGVSSSCIGTDAERHPHESTMTLNMHHKGQRSAEDRLKHRQSDVLHEFGHALGMEHEHAHPDCPIKWNYRIVQGRRGWDAQKVTHNYRKLDKASMTIRNAYDPKSIMHYPVERGDAQGGTVIPMNTELSDGDKEFLIWIYPMPEPRSPSLRQSRKPSYSKKSSRKYYRGRRGDEQRQEVMYRQEDPCITESGGVDPRLYEDAYYQPYGYSAVDAGDYTHGDAGTGASDDQPMAAAGYDYQLYDGEAGPSQWQGPYAQ